In a genomic window of Staphylococcus taiwanensis:
- a CDS encoding polysaccharide biosynthesis protein encodes MFKDKVLLITGGTGSFGNAVMERFLDTDIKEIRVFSRDEKKQDDMRKKYNNPKLKFYIGDVRDSHSVETAMREVDYVFHAAALKQVPSCEFFPMEAVKTNVIGTENVLQNAIRNNVKKVICLSTDKAAYPINAMGISKSMMEKVFVAKSRNVDSDQTLICGTRYGNVMASRGSVIPLFIDKIKAGEPLTVTDPNMTRFLMSLEEAVELVVHAFKHAQTGDIMVQKAPSSKVGDLAEALLQLFEADNEIKIIGTRHGEKKAETLLTREEYAQCEDMGDYFRVPADSRDLNYSNYYEDGSEKITEAYEYNSDNTNILTVEEIKEKLLSLEYVRTELSNYKKG; translated from the coding sequence ATGTTTAAAGATAAAGTGTTGTTAATTACGGGTGGAACAGGATCATTCGGTAATGCGGTTATGGAAAGATTTCTAGACACTGATATTAAAGAAATCAGAGTGTTTTCTAGAGATGAGAAAAAACAAGACGATATGAGAAAAAAATATAACAATCCTAAATTGAAGTTTTACATTGGAGATGTTAGAGATTCACATAGTGTTGAAACAGCCATGAGAGAAGTCGATTATGTCTTTCATGCAGCGGCTTTAAAACAAGTACCATCTTGTGAATTCTTTCCAATGGAAGCAGTTAAAACGAATGTTATTGGAACTGAAAATGTTTTACAAAATGCAATCAGAAATAATGTAAAAAAAGTGATTTGTTTATCAACAGATAAAGCTGCATATCCAATCAATGCAATGGGTATTTCAAAATCAATGATGGAAAAAGTATTCGTCGCAAAATCAAGAAATGTTGATAGTGATCAAACATTAATTTGCGGAACAAGATACGGCAATGTTATGGCTTCTAGAGGTTCAGTAATACCTTTATTCATCGATAAAATCAAAGCTGGTGAACCTTTAACGGTGACAGATCCGAATATGACGCGTTTCTTAATGAGCTTAGAAGAAGCAGTTGAATTAGTTGTACATGCATTTAAACATGCACAGACTGGCGATATTATGGTTCAAAAAGCGCCGAGTTCAAAAGTTGGTGACTTAGCTGAGGCACTTTTACAATTATTCGAAGCAGATAATGAAATAAAAATTATTGGTACAAGACATGGTGAAAAAAAAGCCGAAACGTTATTAACTAGAGAAGAGTATGCACAATGTGAAGACATGGGCGATTATTTCCGAGTTCCAGCAGACTCACGTGATTTAAACTATAGCAATTACTATGAAGATGGTAGCGAAAAAATCACTGAAGCGTATGAATACAATTCTGATAATACAAACATATTAACAGTTGAAGAAATCAAAGAAAAATTATTATCTTTAGAATATGTGAGAACTGAATTAAGCAATTATAAAAAAGGTTAG
- a CDS encoding SDR family oxidoreductase has protein sequence MKIVITGSNGFVGKNLKEDLKATTDNEILEVNRQTTAEDMKTYLLEADSVVHLAGINRPKNEEEFKKGNVDFLSEVLNILKDNTNKPTIILSSSIQAENDNPYGNSKREGEAVLEQFSKDNGNKVLIYRLPNLFGKWCKPNYNSVIATFCYKIARDEDIQVNDENVILNLNYIDDVIKEFKNAIDGHPNIEDGEPKVPNVYEKKLGTIAKLLYQFKEIPNDKSLPNIEDPFEHALHSTYLSYLPEESFSYPLKMNVDNRGSFTEIFKTKDRGQVSVNISKPGIVKGNHWHHTKNEKFLVVSGNGVIRFRKVGQDEVIEYHVSGEKLEVVDIPVGYTHNIENLGDTDMVTIMWVNEIFDPNNPDTYFLEV, from the coding sequence TTGAAAATCGTTATAACTGGTTCAAATGGTTTCGTAGGGAAAAACTTAAAAGAAGATTTAAAAGCAACTACAGATAATGAAATTCTTGAAGTAAATAGACAAACTACCGCAGAAGATATGAAAACATATTTATTAGAAGCTGATTCAGTAGTCCATTTAGCAGGTATTAATAGACCGAAAAATGAAGAAGAGTTTAAAAAAGGCAATGTTGATTTTCTAAGTGAAGTATTGAATATCTTAAAAGATAATACTAATAAGCCAACTATTATTTTGTCATCGTCAATTCAAGCGGAAAATGATAATCCATATGGTAATAGTAAGCGTGAAGGTGAAGCAGTGCTTGAGCAATTTTCGAAAGATAATGGTAATAAAGTATTGATTTATCGTTTACCTAATTTATTTGGGAAATGGTGTAAACCTAATTATAATTCTGTTATCGCAACATTTTGCTACAAAATTGCAAGAGATGAAGATATTCAAGTTAATGATGAAAATGTGATTCTTAATTTAAACTATATTGATGATGTAATTAAAGAATTTAAAAATGCAATTGATGGTCATCCTAATATAGAAGATGGAGAACCAAAAGTTCCGAATGTGTATGAAAAGAAATTAGGAACCATTGCTAAATTGTTATATCAATTTAAAGAAATTCCTAATGATAAATCGTTACCAAATATTGAAGACCCATTTGAACACGCGTTACATAGTACATATCTTAGCTATTTACCTGAAGAAAGTTTCAGTTATCCGTTAAAAATGAACGTCGACAATAGAGGATCATTTACAGAGATATTTAAAACGAAAGATAGAGGACAAGTTTCAGTCAATATTTCAAAACCAGGTATTGTCAAAGGTAATCATTGGCATCATACAAAAAATGAAAAATTCTTGGTTGTTTCAGGTAATGGTGTTATACGCTTTAGAAAAGTAGGACAAGACGAAGTGATAGAATATCATGTTTCAGGCGAGAAATTAGAGGTTGTTGATATACCAGTGGGTTACACACATAATATTGAAAATTTAGGTGACACAGATATGGTTACTATCATGTGGGTAAATGAAATCTTTGATCCTAATAATCCAGACACATACTTTTTGGAGGTCTAA
- the wecB gene encoding UDP-N-acetylglucosamine 2-epimerase (non-hydrolyzing) produces the protein MEKLKLMTIVGTRPEIIRLSATIKACDKYFNQVLVHTGQNYDYTLNQVFFEDLELREPDHYLEAVGNHLGETMGNILAKSYEVLAEEQPDALLILGDTNSCLAAVSAKRLKIPVFHMEAGNRCFDQNVPEEINRKIVDHVSDVNLPYTEHSRRYLLDEGFQKQNIFVTGSPMKEVLDEYAYKIDESTILEKLELESQNYILVSAHREENIDNEKNFLSLMNAINDIAEKYQIPVIYSTHPRSWKKIEERNFKFHPLVKQLKPFGFFDYNALQKNAFVVLSDSGTLSEESSILKFPGVLIRTSTERPEVLDKGTVIVGGISYDNLVQSVELAKSMQENDEPMIDAIDYKDTNVSTKVVKIIQSYKDIINRNTWRK, from the coding sequence ATGGAAAAATTAAAACTAATGACAATTGTAGGTACAAGACCAGAAATTATTCGCTTATCTGCAACAATAAAAGCGTGTGATAAATATTTTAATCAAGTTCTAGTTCATACAGGACAAAATTATGATTATACATTGAATCAAGTGTTCTTTGAGGATTTAGAATTAAGAGAACCTGATCACTATTTAGAAGCGGTTGGCAATCATTTAGGTGAAACGATGGGTAATATTTTAGCCAAATCTTATGAAGTATTGGCTGAAGAGCAACCAGATGCACTATTAATCCTTGGTGATACAAATAGTTGTTTAGCAGCCGTGTCTGCTAAAAGACTTAAGATTCCTGTATTCCATATGGAAGCTGGTAATAGATGCTTTGACCAAAATGTACCTGAAGAAATCAATCGTAAGATTGTTGACCATGTCAGTGATGTTAACTTACCTTACACGGAACATAGTAGACGCTATTTATTAGATGAAGGCTTTCAAAAACAAAATATCTTCGTGACTGGTTCGCCTATGAAAGAGGTCCTAGACGAATATGCATATAAAATAGACGAAAGTACTATTTTGGAAAAATTAGAATTAGAATCTCAAAATTATATTTTAGTCTCAGCTCACCGTGAAGAAAATATTGATAATGAAAAAAACTTTCTGTCACTAATGAATGCCATTAATGATATTGCAGAAAAATATCAAATACCAGTTATCTATTCAACACATCCAAGAAGTTGGAAGAAAATTGAAGAAAGAAACTTCAAATTCCATCCGTTAGTTAAACAATTAAAACCATTTGGTTTCTTTGATTACAACGCATTGCAAAAAAATGCTTTTGTAGTTTTATCTGATAGCGGAACTTTATCTGAAGAATCTTCAATTTTAAAATTCCCAGGCGTGTTAATTCGTACTTCAACAGAAAGACCAGAAGTATTAGATAAAGGTACAGTCATCGTGGGTGGTATTTCATATGATAATCTTGTGCAATCAGTAGAATTGGCTAAATCTATGCAAGAAAATGATGAACCAATGATTGACGCAATTGATTACAAAGATACGAATGTTTCAACTAAAGTTGTGAAAATTATCCAAAGCTATAAAGATATTATCAATCGCAATACTTGGAGGAAGTAA